One genomic segment of Carassius carassius chromosome 21, fCarCar2.1, whole genome shotgun sequence includes these proteins:
- the c21h1orf174 gene encoding UPF0688 protein C1orf174 homolog translates to MRAKQIVVESHRLRVRGTVSLNAPGVKSSVKKAVRRRVLRGLMQRSASDIASVVQQMAGDSDEAKRLPKRPFQGEVEETSSANMNEHVKIKPGKKTTGERRGKENSAAKCTALTSGSAEAKMDQTVIHSPQTRDDPSIFFDEDSNHIFPVEQFFGNMDVVQDYPLRTPGSKRMSRREYRSMHYYAKEDSEDEQL, encoded by the exons ATGAGGGCGAAGCAG ATTGTCGTTGAGAGCCACAGACTGCGCGTGCGCGGCACTGTCTCTTTAAACGCGCCTGGTGTGAAAAGTTCAGTCAAG AAGGCTGTGCGGAGGAGGGTTCTGCGCGGTTTGATGCAGAGATCGGCGTCTGATATCGCTAGCGTAGTGCAGCAGATGGCTGGCGACAGCGACGAGGCCAAACGTCTTCCAAAGAGACCCTTTCAAGGCGAAGTAGAGGAGACCTCCAGCGCGAACATGAATGAACACGTCAAAATTAAGCCCGGAAAAAAGACCACGGGTGAACGGCGCGGTAAGGAGAACTCTGCCGCCAAGTGTACTGCTTTGACAAGCGGCTCTGCAGAGGCGAAGATGGATCAGACCGTCATTCACAGTCCCCAAACGCGAGACGACCCGAGCATTTTCTTCGACGAGGACAGCAATCACATTTTCCCTGTGGAGCAATTCTTTGGGAATATGGATGTTGTTCAG GATTACCCACTCAGAACCCCAGGAAGCAAGAGAATGAGTCGAAGAGAGTACAGGAGCATGCATTACTATGCCAAAGAGGACAGTGAAGACGAGCAGCTATGA
- the dffb gene encoding DNA fragmentation factor subunit beta gives MHKSTKPKLVKIRSANEARKYGIAAANLKELIKKGCNLLKVSSSKVHVCLYDDGTVVTEEYFQNVPDNTELVLLPEGQSWNGLVHEINQVLGLDRDTDLLISAAKDLLSDEQSPKRRRILGDLLWNLRDNSEVENREDDKDWFEGIDGRFKTKSAYMKYNCESRIRGYLKEVDGYTKTIPNAKAKSEYKKMVEILAEKLKAARYNGTYFDRSERDINRLCTEEGWFTCQGAFDQNNCAFLHSINPYGSRESRILFSTWNLDHLIEKKRTVIPTLAEALKSSKIGDINVDYFYKLLFTRENLKLVHIVCHKKGAHELSCDSRKIYKRVRRTVN, from the exons atgcacaaatcaacaAAACCCAAACTGGTTAAAATTAGAAGTGCCAATGAGGCCAGAAAATACGGAATTGCAGCTGCTAACCTGAAGGAGCTGATTAAAAAAGGATGTAATTTACTAAAG GTATCTAGCTCCAAAGTGCATGTCTGCTTATACGATGATGGGACAGTGGTTACTGAAGAGTATTTTCAAAATGTTCCCGATAACACAGAACTTGTTCTCCTGCCCGAGGGACAGAGCTGGAATGGAC TTGTTCATGAAATTAATCAAGTCCTGGGTCTGGACAGAGACACTGACCTTCTGATCAGTGCAGCAAAAGATCTTCTGTCAGATGAACAGTCTCCCAAGAGGCGCAGAATACTGGGAGACCTTCTGTGGAACCTGAGGGACAACTCAGAGGTGGAGAACAGAGAAGACGACAAGGACTGGTTTGAAG GTATTGATGGCCGATTTAAAACCAAGTCTGCTTACATGAAGTATAACTGTGAGAGCAGAATCCGAGGATATTTGAAAGAG GTTGATGGATATACGAAGACTATTCCAAATGCCAAGGCAAAAAGTGAATATAAAAAGATGGTGGAGATCCTGGCAGAGAAGCTGAAGGCTGCACGGTATAACGGCACATACTTTGACCGATCGGAGAGGGACATCAACAGGCTCTGCACTGAAGAGGGCTGGTTCACCTGCCAG GGTGCCTTTGATCAAAACAACTGTGCATTTCTTCACTCAATAAACCCGTATGGGAGCCGCGAGAGCAGAATCCTCTTCAGCACCTGGAATCTGGACCACCT GATAGAAAAGAAAAGGACGGTCATCCCCACACTCGCTGAGGCACTGAAGAGCAGTAAGATTGGCGATATAAACGTGGATTATTTCTACAAACTGTTATTCACAAGGGAAAATCTCAAGCTTGTTCATATCGTCTGCCACAAGAAAGGGGCCCATGAGCTCAGCTGTGACTCCCGAAAAATCTACAAACGGGTCAGGAGGACTGTGAATTGA